A stretch of the Nitratireductor thuwali genome encodes the following:
- a CDS encoding Gfo/Idh/MocA family protein, with the protein MADIGVGLIGTGFMGKAHALAYRAAKAVLGDVPEARLELLCDTPAERARQMAGQFGFARCTDDWRSLVEDAKVDLVSITTPNRMHREMALAAIGAGKHVHCEKPMGLTLAEAEEMAEAARRAGVKTMVGYNYIKNPAFLHAQRLVRDGAIGRPVHFRGWVDEDYQADPDLPWTWRARLDEAGLGALGDLGCHLVSMAHGLMGPVESLVADMQTIHETRPLEGGAGHGKVENEDTATALVRFRGGAHGSLSTSRSAWGRKNRLGFEVHGTTGMIVFDQERMNELQIYRNEGPAGEQGFKTILTGPAHPPYGHFCPAPGHQLGINDLKVLEAGAFLRWIGGGEKSGPDFADALEFEKIIHAIATSARQGRRLVV; encoded by the coding sequence ATGGCAGATATCGGCGTGGGCCTGATCGGCACCGGCTTCATGGGCAAGGCGCATGCGCTGGCCTATCGCGCGGCCAAGGCCGTGCTCGGCGACGTTCCCGAGGCCCGGCTGGAACTCCTGTGCGACACCCCGGCGGAGCGCGCCCGGCAGATGGCCGGGCAGTTCGGCTTCGCACGGTGCACGGACGATTGGCGCAGCCTGGTGGAGGATGCGAAGGTCGATCTCGTGTCGATCACCACGCCGAACCGGATGCACCGCGAGATGGCGCTGGCGGCGATCGGGGCGGGAAAGCACGTTCATTGCGAAAAGCCCATGGGGCTGACCCTGGCCGAGGCCGAGGAGATGGCCGAGGCCGCAAGGCGGGCGGGCGTGAAGACCATGGTCGGCTACAATTACATCAAGAACCCGGCCTTCCTCCACGCCCAGCGCCTGGTGCGGGACGGCGCGATCGGCAGGCCCGTCCATTTTCGCGGCTGGGTCGACGAGGACTACCAGGCCGACCCCGACCTGCCGTGGACCTGGCGGGCCCGGTTGGACGAGGCCGGGCTTGGGGCGCTCGGCGATCTCGGCTGCCATCTGGTCTCCATGGCCCATGGGCTGATGGGGCCGGTGGAAAGCCTCGTCGCCGACATGCAGACGATCCACGAGACCCGCCCGCTGGAAGGCGGCGCCGGGCACGGCAAGGTCGAGAACGAGGACACCGCCACCGCGCTGGTGCGGTTTCGCGGCGGCGCCCATGGCTCGCTGTCGACGTCGCGCTCGGCATGGGGCCGCAAGAACAGGCTCGGCTTCGAGGTGCACGGCACCACGGGCATGATCGTCTTCGACCAGGAGCGCATGAACGAACTGCAGATATACCGGAACGAAGGCCCCGCCGGCGAGCAAGGCTTCAAGACCATCCTCACCGGTCCGGCGCACCCGCCCTACGGCCATTTCTGCCCCGCGCCCGGCCACCAGCTCGGCATCAACGACCTCAAGGTCCTGGAAGCAGGCGCTTTCCTGCGGTGGATCGGCGGCGGCGAAAAGTCCGGGCCCGACTTCGCCGACGCGCTGGAGTTCGAGAAAATCATCCACGCCATCGCCACCTCGGCACGGCAGGGGCGGCGGCTGGTTGTCTGA
- a CDS encoding MurR/RpiR family transcriptional regulator encodes MDASPAPATVEELMDRMLDISGDLPKRLRQCADFVAANPDRIAVSTVAEMAEGAGVKPSAFMRFCQVLGFSGYSQMQRLFRENYSQNWPDYSTRLEKLRESGAGSPSALLAEFIEAGRHSLENLVKTIDPRTLDAAIKMLAEAQMVHIVGMRRAFSVAAYLAYAFEKMDVPTMLHDSVGKLDSRHAIRRGDAVIAITFAPYTHETVELADVARRAGAGVVAITDSLASPLRPVTPLLLTISEADFGDFRSLSATLSLAMALVVSVGTIRRA; translated from the coding sequence ATGGACGCCTCCCCTGCACCGGCGACGGTGGAAGAACTGATGGACCGGATGCTCGACATCTCCGGCGACCTGCCGAAACGGCTGCGCCAATGCGCCGACTTCGTCGCCGCCAATCCCGACCGCATCGCCGTTTCCACCGTGGCGGAAATGGCCGAGGGCGCGGGCGTCAAGCCTTCGGCCTTCATGCGCTTCTGCCAGGTTCTGGGCTTTTCGGGCTATTCCCAGATGCAGCGCCTTTTCCGGGAGAACTATTCGCAGAACTGGCCGGATTATTCGACCCGCCTGGAAAAGCTGCGCGAAAGCGGGGCGGGCAGCCCGTCCGCGCTGCTGGCCGAGTTCATCGAGGCCGGACGTCACTCGCTGGAAAACCTGGTCAAGACGATCGATCCGCGCACGCTCGATGCGGCCATCAAGATGCTCGCCGAGGCGCAGATGGTGCATATCGTCGGCATGCGCCGTGCCTTCTCCGTCGCCGCCTATCTCGCCTATGCCTTCGAGAAGATGGACGTGCCGACGATGCTCCACGACAGCGTCGGCAAGCTCGACAGCCGGCATGCCATCCGCAGGGGCGACGCCGTCATTGCCATCACCTTTGCGCCCTATACGCACGAGACGGTCGAACTGGCCGATGTCGCGCGCCGGGCCGGCGCAGGGGTCGTCGCCATCACCGATTCGCTTGCGAGCCCCCTGCGGCCGGTGACGCCGCTGCTTCTGACAATCTCCGAAGCCGACTTCGGCGACTTCCGCTCCCTCTCGGCGACGCTGTCGCTGGCGATGGCGCTGGTGGTCTCCGTGGGGACTATCAGGCGCGCCTAA
- a CDS encoding bifunctional 5-dehydro-2-deoxygluconokinase/5-dehydro-2-deoxyphosphogluconate aldolase, translating to MKPLDLITIGRSSVDLYGAQVGGRLEDMGSFNKYIGGSPTNIAAGTARLGLKSALISRVGDEHMGRFIREELAREGVDVRGLVTDPERLTALVLLGIRDQEQFPLIFYRENCADMALDESDIDPDFIAEARCVCATGTHLSHPRTEAAVLKALRLARETGGKTALDIDYRPNLWGLAGHGAGESRFIASERVTAKLQGTLGLFDLIVGTEEEFHIAGGSTDTIEALRAVRRLTPAVLVCKRGPMGAAAFAGAIPDTLDEGEAGEGFPIEVFNVLGAGDGFMSGLLKGWLTGEDWPTALKYANACGAFAVSRHGCAPAYPSWEELQYFFRAITRDKGVRNRALRKDAALEQVHWATNRKGDWSQMRVFAFDHRMQLEEIAGEAGADPARIGAFKALCLEAVRRVAGGKPGYGILCDGRHGRDALYKAAGTGLWIGRPVEWPGSRPLTLEPEIGPDYGGLVEWPLEHVVKVLCFYHPGDDAATKAQQEDVVKRLFTAARRNRLEMLLEIIPSKVAACDDETAAAVIDRFYEIGVYPDWWKLEPMKSREAWRKACEAIHRNDPHTRGIVVLGLDAPAEELEDSFAVAAGFDLVKGFAVGRTIFADAARKWFSGNIGDQEAVSDMAERYAALCAVWDRARARATASARKSESIFGKHDA from the coding sequence ATGAAGCCGCTCGACCTCATCACCATAGGCCGTTCCTCGGTTGACCTTTATGGCGCGCAGGTCGGCGGGCGGCTGGAGGACATGGGCTCCTTCAACAAATATATCGGCGGCTCGCCCACCAACATCGCCGCCGGCACCGCGCGGCTGGGCCTGAAATCGGCGCTGATCAGCCGTGTCGGCGACGAGCATATGGGCCGTTTCATTCGCGAGGAGCTGGCGCGTGAGGGCGTGGATGTGCGGGGCCTCGTCACCGATCCCGAGAGGCTGACGGCGCTGGTGCTGCTCGGCATCCGCGACCAGGAGCAGTTCCCGCTGATCTTCTATCGCGAGAACTGCGCCGACATGGCGCTGGACGAGAGCGATATCGATCCCGACTTCATCGCCGAGGCGCGCTGTGTCTGCGCCACCGGCACCCATCTTTCCCATCCGCGCACCGAGGCGGCCGTCCTCAAGGCCCTGAGGCTGGCGCGCGAGACGGGCGGCAAGACCGCGCTCGACATCGACTACCGTCCCAATCTCTGGGGGCTTGCCGGCCATGGCGCCGGCGAAAGCCGCTTTATCGCCTCCGAGCGCGTGACGGCGAAGCTGCAGGGCACGCTCGGCCTTTTCGATCTCATCGTCGGCACCGAGGAGGAGTTCCACATCGCCGGCGGCTCCACGGACACCATCGAGGCGCTGCGCGCGGTGCGCCGGCTGACGCCGGCGGTGCTGGTGTGCAAGCGGGGACCGATGGGGGCCGCGGCCTTTGCCGGGGCCATTCCCGATACGCTTGACGAAGGCGAGGCGGGCGAGGGGTTTCCCATCGAGGTGTTCAACGTGTTGGGCGCCGGAGACGGGTTCATGTCGGGCCTGCTCAAGGGCTGGCTCACCGGCGAGGACTGGCCGACGGCGCTCAAATACGCCAATGCCTGCGGCGCCTTTGCCGTATCGCGCCACGGCTGCGCGCCGGCATATCCCTCATGGGAGGAGTTGCAGTATTTCTTCCGCGCCATCACGCGCGACAAGGGCGTCCGCAACCGCGCCCTGCGCAAGGATGCCGCACTCGAGCAGGTGCATTGGGCCACCAACCGCAAGGGCGACTGGTCGCAGATGCGGGTGTTCGCCTTCGACCACCGCATGCAGCTCGAGGAGATCGCCGGGGAGGCGGGAGCCGATCCGGCGCGCATCGGCGCGTTCAAGGCGCTGTGCCTTGAAGCCGTGCGCCGCGTGGCAGGCGGCAAGCCGGGCTATGGCATCCTGTGCGACGGGCGGCATGGCCGCGACGCGCTCTACAAGGCCGCCGGCACCGGCTTGTGGATCGGCCGGCCCGTCGAATGGCCGGGCTCGCGCCCGCTGACCCTGGAGCCGGAGATCGGACCGGACTATGGCGGTCTGGTCGAATGGCCGCTGGAGCATGTGGTCAAGGTGCTGTGCTTCTACCACCCCGGCGACGATGCAGCGACCAAGGCGCAGCAGGAGGACGTGGTCAAGCGGCTCTTCACGGCGGCGCGGCGCAATCGCCTGGAAATGCTGCTGGAGATCATACCCTCGAAAGTCGCCGCCTGCGACGACGAGACGGCCGCCGCCGTCATCGACCGGTTCTACGAGATCGGCGTCTATCCCGATTGGTGGAAGCTCGAACCGATGAAATCGCGCGAGGCCTGGCGCAAGGCCTGCGAGGCCATCCATCGCAACGACCCCCACACCCGTGGTATCGTCGTCCTCGGCCTCGATGCGCCGGCGGAGGAACTGGAGGACAGTTTCGCGGTGGCCGCCGGCTTCGACCTGGTCAAGGGCTTCGCGGTCGGCCGCACCATTTTCGCCGATGCCGCCAGGAAATGGTTTTCGGGGAACATCGGCGATCAGGAAGCGGTTTCCGACATGGCCGAAAGATACGCCGCGCTTTGCGCCGTCTGGGACAGGGCGCGTGCGCGCGCCACAGCATCGGCCCGAAAATCGGAATCGATTTTCGGAAAGCACGATGCTTAG
- the iolD gene encoding 3D-(3,5/4)-trihydroxycyclohexane-1,2-dione acylhydrolase (decyclizing), with translation MKTVRLTAAQAATRYIAAQMNEEGEPFIAGMWAIFGHGNVAGLGEALYAARDILPTWRGHNEQGMAHAAIAYAKQLGRRRAMAVTSSIGPGATNMVTAAALAHVNRLPVLFMPGDVFANRGPDPVLQQVEDFGDGTVSVTDCFRPVSRYFDRISRPEHLLTALPRAFRVMTDPAECGPVTLAFCQDVQAEAYDWPESFFEERIWRRRRPHPDEVELAAAVEAIRASSRPVIVAGGGVHYAGACETLKAFAEKHAIPIVETQAGKSALPWDHPLNLGPVGVTGAASANAVCAEADLVFGVGTRFQDFTTGSWALFKNPSRKLLALNVQPYDGYKHDAQPLVADARVGLDLLSKGLGGWTAQAPDPAFKANWFAAADAVTQAPSGDGNALPSDMQVIGAVQRAAREDTVVMCAAGTMPGELHKLWKAGRPGSYHMEYGYSCMGYEIAGGMGIKMAEPARDVIVMVGDGSYMMMNSELATAVMMGIKITVVITDNRGYGCINRLQMSTGGAEFNNLLDHAQHANPSRIDFVGHAASMGATARKAGSVAELEGALAEAREADGPFVVVIDTDPYPSTEAGGHWWDVAVPETSDREEVRAARKRYEAMLKERN, from the coding sequence ATGAAGACCGTCCGACTGACCGCCGCTCAGGCCGCTACCCGCTACATCGCCGCGCAGATGAACGAGGAAGGCGAACCCTTCATCGCCGGCATGTGGGCGATCTTCGGGCACGGCAATGTCGCCGGTCTTGGCGAGGCGCTGTATGCGGCGCGCGACATATTGCCGACCTGGCGGGGCCATAACGAGCAGGGCATGGCGCATGCCGCGATTGCCTATGCCAAGCAGCTTGGCCGCCGCCGTGCGATGGCGGTCACCTCGTCGATCGGTCCCGGCGCCACCAACATGGTGACGGCGGCGGCGCTCGCCCACGTCAACCGGCTGCCGGTCCTGTTCATGCCGGGCGATGTCTTCGCCAATCGGGGGCCCGATCCCGTGCTGCAGCAGGTAGAGGATTTCGGCGACGGCACGGTGAGCGTCACTGATTGCTTCCGCCCGGTCTCGCGCTATTTCGACCGGATCAGCCGGCCGGAGCATCTGTTGACGGCGCTGCCGCGCGCATTTCGCGTCATGACGGACCCGGCCGAATGCGGGCCGGTGACGCTGGCCTTCTGCCAGGACGTGCAGGCCGAGGCCTATGACTGGCCGGAAAGCTTTTTCGAGGAAAGGATATGGCGGCGGCGCAGGCCTCATCCCGACGAGGTGGAGCTTGCGGCGGCGGTCGAGGCGATCCGCGCCTCCAGCCGTCCCGTCATCGTCGCCGGCGGCGGCGTGCATTATGCGGGCGCCTGCGAGACGCTGAAGGCCTTTGCCGAAAAGCACGCGATCCCCATCGTCGAGACCCAGGCCGGAAAATCGGCGCTGCCCTGGGACCATCCGCTCAATCTCGGCCCGGTGGGCGTGACGGGTGCGGCAAGCGCCAACGCGGTCTGCGCCGAAGCCGATCTCGTCTTCGGCGTCGGCACGCGCTTCCAGGACTTCACCACCGGCTCCTGGGCGCTGTTCAAGAACCCGTCGCGCAAGCTCCTGGCCCTCAATGTCCAGCCCTATGACGGCTACAAGCACGATGCCCAGCCGCTGGTTGCCGACGCGCGCGTGGGGCTCGATCTCCTGTCGAAGGGGCTGGGCGGCTGGACGGCACAAGCGCCGGACCCGGCGTTCAAGGCGAACTGGTTTGCCGCCGCCGACGCGGTGACGCAGGCCCCTTCGGGTGACGGCAACGCCCTGCCCAGCGACATGCAGGTGATCGGCGCGGTGCAGCGCGCCGCCCGCGAGGACACCGTGGTGATGTGCGCCGCGGGAACCATGCCGGGCGAACTGCACAAGCTGTGGAAGGCCGGGCGGCCCGGCAGCTACCACATGGAATACGGCTACTCCTGCATGGGCTACGAGATCGCCGGCGGGATGGGCATCAAGATGGCCGAGCCGGCGCGCGACGTGATCGTCATGGTCGGCGACGGCTCCTACATGATGATGAACTCGGAGCTGGCCACCGCCGTGATGATGGGGATCAAGATAACCGTCGTCATCACCGACAATCGCGGCTATGGCTGCATCAACCGGCTGCAGATGAGCACCGGCGGCGCCGAGTTCAACAATCTGCTCGATCACGCGCAGCATGCGAACCCGTCGCGGATCGACTTCGTGGGCCATGCCGCCTCGATGGGGGCGACGGCGCGCAAGGCGGGCTCCGTCGCCGAATTGGAAGGAGCGCTGGCCGAGGCGCGCGAGGCCGACGGTCCGTTCGTCGTGGTCATCGACACCGATCCCTATCCTTCCACCGAGGCGGGCGGCCATTGGTGGGACGTCGCGGTGCCTGAAACCTCTGACCGCGAGGAAGTAAGGGCGGCGCGCAAAAGATATGAAGCCATGTTGAAAGAAAGAAACTGA
- the iolE gene encoding myo-inosose-2 dehydratase, translating to MIRYGTNPIAWSNDDDQSIGAHIPLEQCLREAAEIGFDGIEKGHKMPADGAELKAALAAHGLVFVSGWHSLNLLVNDIETEKKAIQPHLDMLKANGCKVCIVCETSNAVHGNDAVALRDRPVLPEASWPQFCAGVEALARYCAEQGIDLVYHHHMGTIVENREEIGKLMAGTGPATKLLLDTGHAWFGGSDPVELAEAYAGRIGHFHAKNVRPAIRAQVETEGLSFLEGVRRGVFTVPGDAEGGIEFTPVLKVLARGGYEGWLVIEAEQDPLKADPVAYQSMGLKALRQAATDAGLDRADAA from the coding sequence ATGATCCGCTACGGCACCAACCCCATTGCCTGGTCCAATGACGACGATCAGAGCATCGGCGCGCACATCCCGCTCGAGCAGTGCCTGCGCGAGGCGGCGGAAATAGGCTTCGACGGCATCGAGAAGGGCCACAAGATGCCGGCCGACGGCGCCGAGTTGAAAGCCGCTCTGGCGGCCCATGGACTGGTTTTCGTGTCCGGCTGGCACTCGCTCAACCTGCTGGTCAACGACATCGAGACCGAGAAGAAGGCGATCCAGCCGCATCTCGACATGCTCAAGGCCAATGGGTGCAAGGTCTGCATCGTGTGCGAGACCTCGAACGCCGTTCACGGCAACGACGCGGTCGCGCTGCGCGACCGGCCCGTGCTGCCCGAGGCCTCATGGCCGCAATTCTGCGCCGGCGTCGAGGCGCTTGCGCGATACTGCGCCGAACAGGGCATCGACCTCGTGTACCATCACCACATGGGCACCATCGTCGAGAACCGCGAGGAGATCGGCAAGCTGATGGCGGGCACGGGGCCGGCGACAAAGCTTCTCCTCGATACGGGCCATGCCTGGTTCGGCGGCTCCGATCCCGTGGAGCTGGCGGAGGCCTATGCCGGGCGCATCGGCCATTTCCACGCCAAGAATGTACGCCCCGCCATCCGCGCGCAGGTGGAGACGGAGGGGCTTTCCTTCCTCGAAGGCGTCAGGCGCGGCGTGTTCACCGTGCCGGGCGATGCGGAAGGCGGCATCGAATTCACGCCGGTGCTGAAGGTGCTGGCGCGCGGCGGTTATGAAGGCTGGCTGGTGATCGAGGCCGAACAGGACCCGCTCAAGGCCGACCCCGTGGCTTATCAGTCCATGGGCCTGAAGGCGTTGAGGCAGGCAGCAACGGATGCAGGGCTGGATCGGGCCGACGCGGCATGA
- a CDS encoding DUF3329 domain-containing protein yields MSFLDASHPFFRPLWRRVLVVAICIGWGLFEFVSGAPFWGILFTGAGAYAAWVLLIAKTPDDVKKE; encoded by the coding sequence ATGAGCTTTCTCGACGCAAGCCATCCCTTTTTCCGCCCGCTGTGGCGGCGCGTCCTCGTGGTCGCCATCTGCATCGGCTGGGGACTGTTCGAGTTCGTCTCCGGCGCGCCCTTCTGGGGCATTTTGTTCACCGGCGCCGGCGCCTATGCTGCCTGGGTGCTTCTGATCGCCAAGACGCCGGACGACGTGAAAAAAGAGTAA
- the iolB gene encoding 5-deoxy-glucuronate isomerase, whose translation MPDLLVKPAGTSGKVHNITPRSAGWSYVGFGLYRLAPGETAMEETGDSEVILVLVEGKAEISGAGKDFGELGERMDVFERLPPHAVYIPNGAGWTATATTACTLAVCSAPGKGGHDAQVIGPAGISLEERGKGANTRFIHNIAMENRDVADSLLVTEVYTPAGNWSSYPPHRHDEDNYPEMTYLEETYYHRLNPEQGFGFQRVFTEDGSLDETMAVASHDVALVPRGHHPCGAPYGYEMYYLNVMAGPLRKWRFKNHPDHDWIFQRDKG comes from the coding sequence ATGCCCGACCTTCTGGTCAAGCCCGCAGGAACGAGCGGCAAGGTCCATAATATCACGCCGCGGTCGGCCGGCTGGAGCTATGTCGGCTTCGGGCTCTACCGCCTCGCGCCCGGCGAGACCGCCATGGAGGAGACCGGCGACAGCGAGGTGATCCTCGTGCTGGTGGAGGGCAAGGCGGAAATCTCCGGGGCGGGCAAGGATTTCGGCGAGTTGGGCGAGCGCATGGACGTGTTCGAGCGCCTGCCGCCGCACGCCGTCTATATCCCCAACGGCGCCGGCTGGACCGCCACCGCCACCACGGCATGCACGCTGGCCGTCTGCAGCGCCCCCGGCAAGGGCGGCCACGACGCCCAGGTGATTGGCCCCGCCGGCATAAGCCTGGAGGAGCGCGGCAAGGGCGCCAATACGCGCTTCATCCACAACATCGCGATGGAAAACCGCGACGTCGCCGACAGCCTGCTCGTCACCGAGGTCTATACGCCGGCCGGCAACTGGTCCTCCTACCCGCCCCACCGGCACGACGAGGACAATTATCCCGAGATGACCTATCTCGAGGAGACCTATTACCATCGCCTGAACCCCGAACAGGGCTTCGGCTTTCAGCGCGTCTTCACCGAGGACGGCAGCCTGGACGAGACCATGGCGGTCGCCAGCCACGACGTCGCCCTGGTCCCGCGCGGCCACCACCCCTGCGGCGCGCCCTATGGCTACGAGATGTACTATCTCAACGTGATGGCCGGCCCCTTGCGCAAATGGCGTTTCAAGAACCACCCGGACCACGACTGGATTTTCCAGCGCGACAAGGGGTAG
- a CDS encoding LysE family translocator: MPGLEYWLAFLAAAVVLSVTPGPGMLYIAAQTIGRGGKAGWFSAIGTHLASYVHIFAAAFGLSLVLEAVPVAYLVVKIVGAAYLFWLGIKFLMPDKIDTRQRLAEHPHSHVRALKESLIVELTNPKSALFFIAFLPQFSDQNAALPIWVQIVVFGVVANFIFTVAEVGCVVFADRVALFFRTSQSAGRWVRRFAGSILMALGFKLLVSER; encoded by the coding sequence ATGCCGGGTCTGGAATATTGGTTGGCGTTTCTGGCTGCAGCGGTCGTTCTGTCCGTCACGCCAGGACCCGGAATGCTGTATATAGCCGCCCAAACGATCGGGCGGGGCGGAAAAGCGGGCTGGTTTTCAGCAATCGGAACCCACCTGGCCAGCTATGTCCATATTTTTGCAGCGGCATTTGGCTTGAGCCTGGTTCTGGAAGCCGTTCCTGTCGCCTACCTTGTCGTTAAAATAGTCGGTGCCGCTTACCTGTTCTGGCTGGGCATCAAGTTTCTGATGCCCGACAAAATCGACACGCGCCAACGCCTGGCAGAGCATCCGCATTCACACGTTCGAGCGCTCAAGGAGAGCCTGATCGTGGAGCTGACAAACCCAAAATCGGCTCTTTTTTTCATCGCATTCCTGCCCCAGTTCTCGGACCAGAACGCGGCGCTTCCAATCTGGGTTCAGATCGTCGTCTTCGGTGTTGTCGCGAACTTCATTTTCACCGTCGCGGAAGTAGGCTGCGTCGTCTTTGCAGATAGGGTTGCGCTCTTCTTCAGGACATCTCAATCCGCAGGTCGTTGGGTCAGGAGATTTGCCGGATCGATCTTGATGGCTTTGGGCTTCAAGCTGCTGGTGTCAGAGCGCTGA
- a CDS encoding SMP-30/gluconolactonase/LRE family protein, producing the protein MSCATPIYQIVDPRFRPLIQPNAHLRQLATGFEWTEGPVWFADHQLLLFSDIPSDRMMRLTMDGQVGVFRAPSGYSNGNTRDRQGRLVTCEHGTRSVTCTEPDGTRTVLADSYQGRPLNSPNDVIVQSNGAIWFTDPTYGILSDYEGYEAEPEQAHHNVFRIDPGCGEVEAMITDFVQPNGLALSPDERTLYVAESGSSHDDGVPSIIRAFALSEDGRIEKDWTFATIDKGLPDGMRVDSQGNLWSSAADGIHCFSPEGTLLGKILVPEVVANLCFGGPRGNRLFITATTSIYSVALNVRSAV; encoded by the coding sequence ATGAGCTGCGCGACACCAATCTACCAGATCGTCGACCCGCGCTTCCGGCCGCTGATCCAGCCCAACGCCCATCTGCGCCAGCTTGCCACCGGCTTCGAATGGACGGAGGGGCCGGTCTGGTTCGCCGACCACCAGCTCCTGCTCTTCTCCGATATCCCGAGCGACCGCATGATGCGGCTGACGATGGACGGACAGGTCGGCGTGTTCCGCGCGCCGTCGGGCTACAGCAACGGCAATACGCGCGACCGGCAGGGCAGGCTCGTCACCTGCGAGCACGGCACGCGCTCGGTGACATGCACCGAGCCCGACGGAACGCGCACCGTCCTTGCCGACAGCTACCAGGGGCGGCCGCTCAATTCGCCCAACGACGTCATCGTACAGTCCAACGGGGCGATCTGGTTCACCGATCCGACCTACGGCATCCTGAGCGATTATGAGGGCTACGAGGCGGAGCCCGAACAGGCGCATCACAACGTCTTCCGCATCGACCCCGGCTGCGGCGAGGTGGAGGCGATGATCACCGATTTCGTCCAACCCAACGGGCTGGCGTTGTCGCCCGACGAGCGGACGCTCTATGTGGCCGAGTCCGGCTCAAGCCACGATGACGGCGTGCCCTCCATCATCCGCGCCTTCGCGCTTTCGGAGGACGGGAGGATCGAGAAGGACTGGACATTCGCCACCATCGATAAGGGGCTGCCGGACGGCATGCGCGTGGATTCGCAGGGCAATCTGTGGAGCTCGGCCGCCGACGGCATCCACTGCTTTTCCCCGGAAGGCACGCTCCTGGGCAAGATCCTGGTTCCCGAAGTGGTCGCCAATCTCTGCTTCGGCGGTCCCCGCGGCAACCGCCTCTTCATCACCGCGACGACCTCCATCTATTCGGTCGCGCTCAATGTGCGGTCGGCGGTTTGA
- a CDS encoding ABC transporter permease, which translates to MSTLSQTHRRPWFWAFVASAAAFGATLLLTEGRGGGELLSAALTFAAFSAIVGIGQMFVITLGPGNVDLSIPATMTLAGTLSLKFMGGEAALVLPGLGVALAVGLGAGTANYLLIRFLRIPPIIATLSASFLYQSLAIWSNRGLRIKPPAILADFTTGATLGVPNVAIVGLLIAVLAWIILERSIYGRWLSAVGQNARAARLSGVPVQLMFAATFIGSAVLASLTGYLLASFSGGAALNMGTEYLLISIAVVVIGGSSIAGGYSNVPGIWGGALLMFLIVSMLNSYGLGAGVRLIMTGTIIIAIVAAAAGKESSA; encoded by the coding sequence ATTTCCACGCTTTCGCAGACCCACCGCAGGCCCTGGTTCTGGGCGTTCGTGGCCAGCGCCGCCGCCTTCGGGGCAACGCTGCTTCTGACGGAGGGCCGCGGCGGCGGCGAGCTGCTTTCGGCGGCGCTGACCTTCGCCGCCTTCTCGGCCATTGTCGGGATCGGGCAGATGTTCGTCATCACGCTGGGGCCGGGCAATGTGGACCTGTCCATACCGGCGACGATGACGCTGGCCGGCACGCTGTCGCTCAAATTCATGGGGGGCGAGGCCGCGCTCGTCCTGCCGGGTCTCGGCGTCGCGCTGGCAGTGGGGCTGGGCGCCGGCACGGCCAATTACCTTTTGATCCGCTTCCTGCGCATTCCGCCGATCATCGCCACGCTGTCGGCCTCCTTCCTCTACCAGTCGCTGGCCATCTGGTCGAACCGGGGCTTGCGCATCAAGCCGCCGGCGATATTGGCCGACTTCACCACCGGGGCGACGCTGGGCGTCCCCAATGTCGCGATCGTCGGGCTGCTCATCGCGGTCCTCGCCTGGATCATCCTCGAACGCTCCATCTACGGGAGATGGCTTTCCGCCGTCGGGCAGAACGCGCGGGCGGCGCGGCTGAGCGGGGTGCCCGTGCAGCTCATGTTCGCGGCGACATTCATCGGCTCGGCCGTGCTCGCCTCGCTCACCGGCTATCTGCTGGCAAGCTTCTCGGGCGGTGCCGCGCTCAACATGGGCACCGAATATCTGCTGATCTCCATCGCCGTCGTCGTCATCGGCGGCTCATCCATCGCCGGCGGCTATTCCAACGTTCCAGGCATTTGGGGCGGGGCGCTGCTCATGTTCCTCATCGTGTCGATGCTCAATTCCTACGGCCTGGGCGCGGGCGTGCGGCTGATCATGACCGGCACAATCATCATCGCCATCGTGGCCGCGGCGGCCGGAAAGGAGAGCTCGGCATGA